Proteins from a single region of Kluyveromyces lactis strain NRRL Y-1140 chromosome C complete sequence:
- the GEX1 gene encoding glutathione exchanger (similar to uniprot|P38724 Saccharomyces cerevisiae YHL047C ARN2 Transporter member of the ARN family of transporters that specifically recognize siderophore-iron chelates responsible for uptake of iron bound to the siderophore triacetylfusarinine C) yields the protein MHNNPVLKMENDQIEDGVGHRKEGAAEKINEMDEDSKKGVQFSGVCDGMKQTKSLVIRKTEIMASQYNTWYSQVLFLSCAFLCAYGYSLDSSIRYVYMTYATNSYNTHSLLSTISIINMMISAVAQLFFAGLSDVFGRLRLMIVAILFYVVGTVIQSQAYDIQRYAAGSVFYNIGVVGVMLQVSLFLADNSSLKWRLLYSFVPAWPAIINMWVSGNIVKAANPLVNWSWNIAMWAFILPLSCVPLLCCVVHMRWKASKTPEWQELESELTFYQKHGFVHTIVEVFWKVDIVGLLLLTASMGCILVPLTIAGGISEQWNNGKIIGPLVLGVFLVPLTIYWESNWAKVPFAPFLLLKDRGIWAPMSIMFLVCFIYQMAAGYLYTILLVSMNQTELSATRIMNLYSFVAGIYSPIFGFVVARTGRLKSFMLVGCCLYFLVMGLFYRYRGGLGAESGIIGAMVVWGIASCMYTYPVTTSAQSVTSHENMATVTAMLLTIFRIGGAVGASVSGAIWTNLLYPKLLQNLGDVELASAAYTAPLTFIVSHPWNTEVRTAMIDAYRHVQKYEVLVGLIFVAPMLVLTFCLRDPELTDDYGQKLAEGQCVQTEGEDPIAEWFSDRFKKLKRRV from the coding sequence ATGCACAACAACCCTGTCTTAAAGATGGAGAATGATCAAATTGAGGATGGTGTTGGTCATCGCAAAGAGGGAGCCGctgaaaagatcaatgaAATGGATGAGGATTCCAAGAAAGGTGTCCAGTTTTCTGGAGTGTGTGATGGAATGAAACAAACTAAATCACTGGTAATTCGTAAAACAGAAATAATGGCCTCTCAGTATAATACATGGTATTCACAGGTGCTGTTTCTGTCTTGTGCATTTCTTTGCGCTTATGGCTATTCATTAGATAGTAGCATCAGATATGTTTATATGACCTATGCTACGAATTCTTACAATACCCATTCGCTCCTCTCGACTATAAGTATCATCAATATGATGATTTCAGCTGTCGCTCAGCTTTTCTTTGCTGGATTGTCTGATGTGTTTGGAAGATTGCGTTTAATGATTGTAGCCATTTTATTTTATGTCGTAGGAACCGTGATCCAATCCCAGGCTTATGACATTCAGAGATATGCTGCTGGCTCTGTGTTTTACAATATTGGAGTTGTTGGTGTAATGTTGCAGGTTTCGTTATTCTTGGCAGATAATTCGTCTTTAAAATGGAGACTGCTGTATTCTTTCGTTCCTGCATGGCCAGCTATCATCAACATGTGGGTTTCAGGAAATATTGTTAAGGCTGCAAATCCATTGGTGAACTGGTCATGGAATATCGCTATGTGGGCTTTTATTCTTCCATTAAGTTGCGTACCACTATTATGCTGTGTGGTTCATATGAGATGGAAAGCTAGTAAAACACCGGAATGGCAGGAACTAGAAAGCGAATTGACATTTTATCAAAAGCATGGGTTTGTTCATACAATTGTTGAGGTATTCTGGAAAGTGGATATTGTCGGATTGTTACTGTTAACTGCATCTATGGGTTGTATTTTGGTTCCTTTAACCATCGCGGGTGGTATATCTGAACAGTGGAATAATGGTAAGATTATTGGACCGCTGGTTCTTGGGGTTTTCCTTGTTCCACTGACCATATATTGGGAAAGCAACTGGGCCAAGGTGCCCTTTGCGCCTTTCCTTTTGTTGAAAGACAGAGGAATCTGGGCACCAATGTCGATAATGTTTTTGGTATGCTTTATCTATCAAATGGCAGCTGGCTATCTCTACACAATTTTGCTGGTCAGCATGAACCAAACTGAACTTTCTGCAACCAGGATAATGAATTTGTATAGCTTTGTTGCTGGAATCTATTCTCCTATTTTTGGCTTCGTCGTTGCTAGGACAGGGAGGCTAAAGTCATTTATGCTTGTTGGTTGCTGCTTATATTTCCTAGTTATGGGTTTGTTCTACAGGTACAGAGGTGGTCTTGGAGCTGAATCAGGTATAATTGGTGCCATGGTGGTTTGGGGTATAGCCAGTTGCATGTACACATACCCAGTTACCACTTCCGCCCAGTCAGTTACTAGCCACGAAAACATGGCAACAGTGACTGCAATGCTACTAACAATATTTAGAATAGGAGGTGCCGTTGGAGCTTCAGTGTCAGGTGCCATCTGGACCAATTTATTATATCCAAAACTGCTTCAGAATCTTGGTGATGTAGAGTTGGCTTCGGCTGCTTACACTGCACCATTGACTTTTATTGTTTCTCATCCCTGGAACACTGAAGTAAGAACTGCAATGATTGATGCATACCGTCATGTGCAGAAATACGAAGTTCTTGTCGGATTGATTTTTGTCGCACCGATGCTTGTTTTGACTTTCTGCCTCAGAGATCCAGAATTGACTGACGATTATGGCCAAAAGCTTGCTGAAGGTCAATGTGTGCAGACAGAAGGTGAAGATCCAATCGCCGAATGGTTCTCTGATCGCTTTAAAAAATTAAAACGCCGAGTTTAA
- the CSS2 gene encoding Css2p (conserved hypothetical protein) yields MGGVWYRYFSSGGNCGSTVEQKTIAGAIKGVIDSVEPNWFSDIYCITMCRGDTWHGTLLIGPDPSAMTATCSGAHKGNYEMDLEKLTAPWSRNNQDSNY; encoded by the coding sequence ATGGGTGGCGTGTGGTACAGGTACTTCTCGAGTGGAGGCAACTGTGGTTCTACAGTAGAACAGAAAACAATTGCTGGTGCTATCAAGGGAGTCATTGATTCAGTTGAGCCTAACTGGTTTTCTGACATCTATTGTATCACCATGTGTCGCGGTGATACATGGCATGGAACTTTGTTAATTGGTCCAGATCCTTCTGCTATGACTGCAACATGCAGTGGGGCACACAAAGGTAACTATGAAATGGATCTCGAAAAGCTCACTGCTCCATGGAGCCGCAACAACCAAGACAGTAACTACTAA
- a CDS encoding uncharacterized protein (no similarity), with amino-acid sequence MWDNVAFFKTDRHSVENIMNTIITRRSLREGPPTLSLFEDDPSDRKSRSNFMLQYISSNETVSESGISFKLIFYQSQVSYFFLRGIRKPKTGFAF; translated from the coding sequence ATGTGGGACAACGTAGCATTTTTCAAGACTGATAGGCATTCAGTGGAAAATATTATGAATACTATTATAACGAGAAGATCGCTGCGGGAAGGTCCTCCAACATTAtctttatttgaagatgatccATCAGACAGAAAGTCAAGATCTAACTTCATGCTCCAGTATATCAGTAGTAATGAAACTGTATCTGAATCGGGcatctctttcaaattgatattctATCAATCGCAAGTTTCCTACTTTTTTCTAAGAGGCATACGAAAACCGAAAACAGGGTTCGCATTTTAG
- a CDS encoding MCT family MFS transporter (similar to uniprot|P36032 Saccharomyces cerevisiae YKL221W MCH2 Protein with similarity to mammalian monocarboxylate permeases which are involved in transport of monocarboxylic acids across the plasma membrane mutant is not deficient in monocarboxylate transport) — MSATLQSIMSENNTTFREKGEAATSLETSNISSAGELKDPGRLEKEQTIYEFETVPEDEDDSYNKIKVPDGGYGWVVVFSSFLLNFCTSGASYGYGVYLSYYMDSGKYETGGKLDYAAIGGLSFGVGVLFSPLYNYILINTSPRKLISLGIVIQNVAALLAAFSTKLWQVYLTQGVFISIGTGAICFPNTTIAAPWFRKKRSLALGITVAGTGVGGIVFNLSTQRIIDNYDSKWALISQCIICSVLSTVAVLLIRTRRDEVQKYSDTPTTAVALDMFKYPVIWLLILWVCFTMLGYVVQVYSLFSFTISLGYTSKQASAVSCVICVGIIVGRPLVGLAADKFGAVTTGMFCHLIVAILCYGMWIPCRNYATVVVFGLFEGMLMGSIWLLLTSIITRLVGLPKLEAVYSVVWMFLGVCAIVSPVIGISLAKNNVKPGENAYLYTAVYCGTAYLLAALALWCIRGIIIARDKVSLVEKTGYDDGELHLRVNLVDALKGMAHYGKLYRKV; from the coding sequence ATGAGTGCAACTCTTCAGAGCATCATGTCCGAGAATAATACTACCTTCAGAGAGAAAGGAGAGGCCGCTACCAGCTTGGAAACttcaaacatttcttcagcaggagaattgaaagatccTGGCAGACTCGAAAAGGAGCAAACTATTTATGAATTTGAGACTGTgccagaagatgaggatgatagctacaacaaaataaaagttCCAGATGGAGGCTATGGCTGGGTGGTGGTTTTCTCATCCTTCTTGTTAAACTTCTGCACCTCTGGTGCGTCATATGGTTACGGTGTTTACTTGTCATATTACATGGATAGTGGAAAATACGAAACTGGAGGTAAACTCGACTATGCTGCCATTGGGGGATTGAGCTTTGGTGTTGGGGTTCTTTTTTCTCCCTTGTACAACTATATATTGATAAACACTTCACCAAGGAAGCTCATTTCGCTTGGAATCGTCATTCAGAATGTTGCCGCGTTACTAGCTGCCTTTTCTACCAAATTATGGCAGGTGTATCTGACTCAAGGTGTGTTCATCTCAATAGGTACAGGCGCAATATGCTTTCCAAACACTACAATAGCCGCACCATGGTTtaggaagaaaagatccCTAGCTCTGGGGATTACCGTGGCCGGTACGGGGGTTGGAGGAATCGTTTTCAACCTCTCCACCCAACgcattattgataattatGATTCCAAGTGGGCGTTGATTTCTCAATGTATCATATGCTCAGTGCTGAGTACTGTAGCGGTGCTTTTGATTAGAACCAGAAGAGACGAGGTTCAGAAGTATTCTGATACGCCCACAACAGCAGTGGCGCTGGATATGTTCAAGTACCCAGTGATATGGTTATTGATCCTTTGGGTGTGTTTCACCATGCTTGGTTATGTTGTTCAGGTCTATTCTCTGTTCTCGTTTACGATTTCTCTCGGCTACACTTCCAAACAAGCCTCGGCGGTGTCCTGTGTTATATGTGTGGGAATCATTGTTGGAAGACCTCTTGTGGGACTTGCCGCCGATAAGTTCGGAGCGGTGACAACAGGGATGTTCTGCCATCTGATTGTAGCTATTCTGTGTTATGGAATGTGGATTCCGTGCAGAAATTACGCAACAGTTGTCGTGTTCGGTCTCTTCGAGGGAATGTTGATGGGATCAATATGGCTACTACTCACTTCCATAATAACACGGTTGGTCGGTTTGCCAAAACTAGAAGCGGTGTATTCGGTAGTGTGGATGTTTCTTGGAGTGTGTGCTATTGTGTCACCTGTGATTGGTATTTCTCTTGCAAAGAACAATGTTAAGCCAGGGGAGAACGCCTACTTGTACACGGCAGTTTATTGTGGAACAGCGTACCTGTTGGCAGCGTTAGCTCTTTGGTGCATTCGCGGTATTATTATCGCACGCGACAAAGTAAGTTTGGTTGAAAAGACTGGCTACGATGATGGTGAGCTACATTTGAGGGTAAACCTTGTCGATGCGCTGAAAGGAATGGCGCACTACGGCAAGTTATATCGAAAGGTGTGA
- a CDS encoding uncharacterized protein (no similarity): MYISLVYLEVLLSFSLLSPAAAAPLPDANSTAVNSLELDMVSNSTSVCFNSTNYTIDVSELPLPEWLDDWDSLLLAMPCDDEIFVSVPKDLDSNTTAKILAYSLASGIAVDNWNSELQKRENIQADLDAFWETGTVELDSLSIVHN; this comes from the coding sequence ATGTACATTAGCTTGGTTTATTTGGAAGTTTTATTGTCCTTTTCGCTACTTTCTCCGGCTGCAGCCGCTCCGCTGCCTGATGCAAACTCCACCGCTGTCAACTCACTTGAATTGGATATGGTTTCCAATTCCACTTCagtttgtttcaattccacTAACTATACCATTGATGTTTCTGAGCTCCCTCTTCCAGAATGGTTAGATGACTGGGATTCTTTATTACTTGCTATGCCGTgcgatgatgaaattttcgTTTCTGTTCCAAAAGATCTGGACAGCAACACTACAGCAAAGATACTGGCTTATTCTTTAGCTTCCGGTATTGCAGTTGATAATTGGAATAGTGAACTGCAGAAGAGAGAAAACATTCAGGCAGATCTTGATGCCTTCTGGGAAACAGGCACTGTTGAGCTAGACTCGCTATCAATTGTACACAATTGA
- a CDS encoding uncharacterized protein (conserved hypothetical protein), which yields MVSLECLLLASSIPNFRLFDQSLAGDTFTVISSADNSSGYFLNVTAYFENGSFYRWESFATVAATSNLFASHELFNVADFIEYEEVQASVNGSFTETIAEPHTLVTTPSGLKQRAINNCEQFCGKTDHCRGSNKRCRGCRILQWAIGLWQKHCVL from the coding sequence ATGGTCAGCTTGGAATGTTTATTGCTTGCTAGTTCCATTCCGAATTTCCGTTTGTTCGATCAAAGTTTAGCTGGCGATACATTCACCGTTATCTCATCCGCCGACAACAGTAGTGGGtactttttgaatgtgACTGCATACTTCGAAAACGGGTCATTTTACCGTTGGGAATCGTTCGCAACAGTTGCTGCAACTTCAAACCTTTTCGCTAGTCACGAACTCTTTAATGTAGCTGATTTTATTGAATACGAGGAGGTACAAGCTAGTGTAAATGGTTCCTTTACAGAAACCATAGCCGAGCCCCACACATTAGTAACTACTCCAAGTggtttgaaacaaagagcGATCAACAACTGTGAGCAATTCTGCGGTAAAACAGATCATTGCCGGGGCAGTAACAAGAGATGTCGAGGATGTCGTATTCTGCAATGGGCAATCGGTTTGTGGCAAAAGCATTGCGTTTTGTAA